The Triticum aestivum cultivar Chinese Spring chromosome 7B, IWGSC CS RefSeq v2.1, whole genome shotgun sequence genome window below encodes:
- the LOC123162718 gene encoding myosin-11 isoform X2, which produces MAPQRRRSSSATLFGRMTQSFRGTPQGVNLALINGSMVSGVETLRQVEAKYPALLFKQQLTAYVEKIYGMIRDNLKKEISPLLGLCIQAPRTSRASMMKGSSRSNTNTAAQQALIAHWQGIVKSLGNFLNILKVNNVPPFLVRKVFTQIFSFINVQLFNSLLLRRECCSFSNGEYVKAGLAELEHWCYRATDEYAGSAWDELKHIRQAIGFLVIHQKPKKTLDEISHDLCPVLSIQQLYRISTMYWDDKYGTHSVSPEVISNMRVLMTEDSNNPVSNSFLLDDDSSIPFSVDDISKSMQQIDISDIEPPPLIRENSGFVFLLPPPE; this is translated from the exons ATGGCTCCACAGCGTCGACGGTCGTCCTCTGCTACTCTTTTTGGAAGGATGACACAG AGCTTCAGAGGGACTCCACAAGGTGTAAATCTTGCTCTAATAAATGGAAGCATGGTTAGTGGAGTAGAGACACTGAGACAAGTGGAAGCCAAGTATCCCGCTTTACTGTTTAAACAGCAACTTACGGCATATGTAGAGAAGATATATGGAATGATCCGGGATAATTTGAAGAAAGAGATCTCTCCTTTGCTTGGATTGTGCATTCAG GCCCCAAGAACATCAAGAGCAAGCATGATGAAAGGATCTTCTCGTTCAAACACAAATACAGCTGCACAGCAAGCTTTGATTGCTCACTGGCAAGGGATTGTGAAAAGCCTCGGAAATTTCTTGAACATACTTAAAGTGAACAAT GTTCCTCCATTCTTGGTGCGGAAAGTATTCACTCAGATATTCTCCTTCATCAATGTACAGCTATTTAACAG TCTTCTATTAAGAAGGGAGTGCTGCTCATTCAGTAACGGCGAGTACGTAAAAGCAGGATTAGCTGAACTTGAGCATTGGTGCTATAGAGCTACTGACGAG TATGCAGGTTCAGCCTGGGATGAGCTTAAACATATTAGACAAGCTATTGGTTTCCTG GTGATTCATCAAAAGCCAAAGAAAACGTTGGATGAAATAAGTCATGACCTCTGTCCA GTACTTAGTATACAACAGCTATACAGGATCAGTACTATGTACTGGGATGACAAGTACGGAACACATAGCGTGTCCCCAGAG GTCATATCAAACATGAGAGTATTGATGACAGAAGACTCCAACAATCCTGTAAGCAATTCGTTTCTACTGGATGATGACTCAAG CATACCGTTCTCCGTCGATGACATATCCAAATCAATGCAGCAGATTGACATATCTGACATCGAACCGCCCCCACTCATCCGGGAGAACTCGGGCTTTGTATTCTTGTTGCCGCCCCCTGAATAA
- the LOC123162718 gene encoding myosin-11 isoform X1, with the protein MITTKNGDLLIRCIAQHLGFAGNRPVAACIIYKCLLHWRSFEVERTSVFDRIIQTIGHAIETQDNNEVLAYWLSNASTLLLLLQRTLKASGSTGMAPQRRRSSSATLFGRMTQSFRGTPQGVNLALINGSMVSGVETLRQVEAKYPALLFKQQLTAYVEKIYGMIRDNLKKEISPLLGLCIQAPRTSRASMMKGSSRSNTNTAAQQALIAHWQGIVKSLGNFLNILKVNNVPPFLVRKVFTQIFSFINVQLFNSLLLRRECCSFSNGEYVKAGLAELEHWCYRATDEYAGSAWDELKHIRQAIGFLVIHQKPKKTLDEISHDLCPVLSIQQLYRISTMYWDDKYGTHSVSPEVISNMRVLMTEDSNNPVSNSFLLDDDSSIPFSVDDISKSMQQIDISDIEPPPLIRENSGFVFLLPPPE; encoded by the exons ATGATTACCACTAAGAATGGAGATCTATTAATTAGGTGCATAGCCCAGCATTTGGGATTTGCTGGGAATCGGCCAGTTGCTGCTTGTATTATATACAAGTGCCTTCTTCATTGGAGATCATTTGAAGTAGAGCGGACAAGTGTTTTTGATCGGATTATTCAGACCATTGGACATGCAATTGAG ACACAGGACAATAACGAAGTCTTAGCATATTGGCTCTCAAATGCTTCAACGCTGTTGCTTTTGCTTCAGCGGACGCTGAAAGCGAGTGGATCAACAGGAATGGCTCCACAGCGTCGACGGTCGTCCTCTGCTACTCTTTTTGGAAGGATGACACAG AGCTTCAGAGGGACTCCACAAGGTGTAAATCTTGCTCTAATAAATGGAAGCATGGTTAGTGGAGTAGAGACACTGAGACAAGTGGAAGCCAAGTATCCCGCTTTACTGTTTAAACAGCAACTTACGGCATATGTAGAGAAGATATATGGAATGATCCGGGATAATTTGAAGAAAGAGATCTCTCCTTTGCTTGGATTGTGCATTCAG GCCCCAAGAACATCAAGAGCAAGCATGATGAAAGGATCTTCTCGTTCAAACACAAATACAGCTGCACAGCAAGCTTTGATTGCTCACTGGCAAGGGATTGTGAAAAGCCTCGGAAATTTCTTGAACATACTTAAAGTGAACAAT GTTCCTCCATTCTTGGTGCGGAAAGTATTCACTCAGATATTCTCCTTCATCAATGTACAGCTATTTAACAG TCTTCTATTAAGAAGGGAGTGCTGCTCATTCAGTAACGGCGAGTACGTAAAAGCAGGATTAGCTGAACTTGAGCATTGGTGCTATAGAGCTACTGACGAG TATGCAGGTTCAGCCTGGGATGAGCTTAAACATATTAGACAAGCTATTGGTTTCCTG GTGATTCATCAAAAGCCAAAGAAAACGTTGGATGAAATAAGTCATGACCTCTGTCCA GTACTTAGTATACAACAGCTATACAGGATCAGTACTATGTACTGGGATGACAAGTACGGAACACATAGCGTGTCCCCAGAG GTCATATCAAACATGAGAGTATTGATGACAGAAGACTCCAACAATCCTGTAAGCAATTCGTTTCTACTGGATGATGACTCAAG CATACCGTTCTCCGTCGATGACATATCCAAATCAATGCAGCAGATTGACATATCTGACATCGAACCGCCCCCACTCATCCGGGAGAACTCGGGCTTTGTATTCTTGTTGCCGCCCCCTGAATAA